In the genome of Nitrospira japonica, one region contains:
- a CDS encoding phosphate/phosphite/phosphonate ABC transporter substrate-binding protein has translation MYRLSYYPWLTQNVPPTEIDRQIRVFASTIASELKSRNHSSPEVEVLPPLDVPEQISQIAENKAEIALMNPLGFIFARRRNNNLSATAVALRIIDGKVGAVYFSQLYTHKKTAIRKLSDVVGKSIGYGVAYSTSNFLIPAFMLKQAGVHPLLSFNRVEFLKGHEVISRAVYEGKVDVGAGHDGVIIDLANQSGYGDAGDVLLQIGRSAPLPSDPVVVNVKDATERKRLQEALVAAGQTELGKIALKIFWGNTQGLEPIDSKAYDGLSDALSTLKLDESDLLRKITF, from the coding sequence ATGTATCGCTTAAGTTACTACCCCTGGCTAACACAAAATGTCCCACCGACCGAGATAGACAGGCAGATCCGGGTTTTCGCAAGCACAATTGCTTCAGAATTGAAATCTAGGAATCACTCCAGTCCCGAGGTCGAAGTGTTACCGCCTCTTGATGTGCCCGAGCAGATTTCACAAATCGCTGAGAATAAGGCGGAGATTGCATTGATGAACCCATTGGGATTCATTTTTGCGCGCCGGCGCAATAACAATTTGTCTGCTACAGCCGTTGCATTAAGGATCATTGATGGAAAGGTTGGCGCCGTATACTTTTCTCAGCTCTACACACATAAGAAGACCGCTATACGCAAGCTAAGTGATGTGGTTGGTAAGTCGATAGGCTACGGTGTGGCATATTCCACCTCAAACTTTCTCATTCCGGCTTTCATGCTAAAGCAGGCTGGCGTCCATCCACTCTTGTCGTTTAACCGAGTAGAGTTTCTCAAGGGCCATGAAGTGATTTCCAGAGCTGTCTATGAAGGCAAAGTAGATGTAGGAGCTGGGCACGATGGAGTAATTATTGATCTGGCTAATCAGTCTGGATACGGCGATGCAGGGGATGTGCTCCTCCAGATCGGCCGTTCTGCTCCGCTACCTAGTGATCCCGTAGTTGTAAACGTGAAGGATGCTACTGAACGGAAGCGCTTACAGGAAGCGCTTGTTGCAGCCGGGCAAACAGAATTAGGGAAAATAGCTCTTAAGATCTTTTGGGGCAACACTCAAGGCCTAGAGCCGATTGATTCCAAAGCCTATGACGGACTTTCAGATGCACTTAGTACTCTGAAGCTTGATGAATCTGATTTATTGCGAAAGATCACGTTCTAA
- a CDS encoding DUF72 domain-containing protein — translation MEKHFTVPFTVLRLLTPLKMSYEVAKKRAEPYTRIVEELPEMRRDTVELVKKAVGEKRTAYVLVNNRSEGNAPLTIQALRNALQAAET, via the coding sequence ATGGAGAAACATTTCACGGTGCCCTTCACGGTCTTGCGCCTCCTGACACCACTCAAGATGTCCTATGAAGTCGCGAAGAAACGAGCGGAGCCCTACACCAGGATTGTGGAAGAGCTGCCAGAGATGCGGCGAGATACCGTGGAGCTGGTGAAGAAAGCGGTGGGAGAAAAGCGCACGGCGTATGTCTTGGTGAATAACCGTAGCGAGGGGAATGCGCCCTTGACAATTCAAGCCCTCCGGAATGCGCTGCAGGCTGCGGAGACCTGA